One Nitrospirota bacterium DNA window includes the following coding sequences:
- a CDS encoding DUF507 family protein, which translates to MRLSKERVRHISESVAARLQQEGQLTIVGDRKAFVEQIDHAILEELSVEDRLNAEVRQMLQAYEQDIERGQVDFQRMFTMVKTKLARERGIIL; encoded by the coding sequence ATGAGACTATCTAAAGAACGTGTACGCCACATCTCGGAGTCGGTGGCTGCCCGGCTGCAGCAAGAGGGGCAACTGACGATTGTCGGGGATCGCAAGGCGTTCGTCGAGCAGATCGACCATGCCATTCTCGAGGAATTGTCGGTCGAAGACCGTTTGAACGCCGAAGTACGGCAGATGTTACAAGCCTACGAGCAAGACATCGAGCGTGGGCAAGTGGACTTTCAGCGGATGTTCACCATGGTCAAGACGAAGCTGGCGCGAGAGCGGGGCATCATTTTGTGA
- a CDS encoding DUF507 family protein: MLSEEKISHLSHIILHAVKKSPLVTVGADDGRVLKEIKKVLAAELAQEAEIDRKVRAKLASYSRGIVEGSGEWDVLYRKTFEEESRKHTKG; the protein is encoded by the coding sequence ATGTTGAGCGAAGAAAAAATCAGCCATCTCTCCCACATCATTCTTCACGCGGTGAAGAAAAGTCCGCTCGTGACGGTAGGGGCTGACGACGGGCGAGTCCTCAAAGAGATCAAGAAGGTGCTGGCAGCCGAGTTGGCGCAAGAGGCAGAGATCGATCGAAAGGTTCGTGCCAAGTTGGCCTCCTATTCCCGCGGGATTGTCGAGGGCAGTGGGGAATGGGACGTGCTCTATCGGAAAACGTTTGAAGAAGAATCGCGGAAACATACGAAGGGGTGA
- a CDS encoding tetratricopeptide repeat protein, with protein MKSVSAMKYLSLLGVVLLLLGSVACAKSKAKPLVPLALETGVKPQAVALTEQGTQAYQSRQFDDAKKYFAQAMDLAAQSGPAHYNYALALNALGDTEQARQQFLEAANLAPGDKVIWDSPALRPFGSPEGPKVHKEHPTGTSRPGIGSGPR; from the coding sequence ATGAAATCTGTATCAGCCATGAAATACCTTTCCCTGCTCGGAGTGGTCCTGCTGTTGCTCGGTTCTGTGGCCTGTGCCAAGAGTAAGGCGAAGCCATTGGTTCCGTTGGCACTGGAGACCGGAGTCAAACCGCAAGCCGTGGCCTTGACCGAACAGGGCACCCAGGCCTATCAATCCAGGCAGTTCGACGATGCGAAGAAATACTTTGCCCAAGCGATGGACCTGGCGGCTCAATCTGGTCCCGCGCATTACAATTATGCCCTGGCATTAAATGCCTTAGGCGATACGGAGCAAGCGCGCCAACAGTTTTTAGAGGCGGCGAATCTCGCTCCCGGCGATAAAGTCATCTGGGATTCGCCTGCGCTCCGTCCCTTCGGCAGCCCGGAGGGTCCGAAAGTGCATAAGGAACATCCTACCGGGACCAGCAGGCCCGGCATCGGGAGCGGCCCGCGATAA